One genomic segment of Occultella kanbiaonis includes these proteins:
- the nadE gene encoding NAD(+) synthase yields the protein MFLSDHLVATGALGYVRGISGGLGSTLAGRLAQLAVEGRREVDAETVFVTMRLPCKMQLDEDDARATLDYVGPDEIVACNVAEAVDVFEAEYFNATRLPLSDSTKGNTEARLRMVTQYAFAGERGLLVIGTDHGAESVTGCLTKSGDGAADVVPRFGLDEQRNRELPRHLGGPERPWGKGPTADLLDGIPGRPDEVELGLTSTQIDALTIPVTPLHTWWRR from the coding sequence GTGTTCCTATCCGACCACCTGGTCGCCACCGGCGCCCTGGGCTATGTGCGCGGTATCTCTGGCGGGCTGGGTTCCACCCTCGCGGGCCGGCTCGCCCAACTCGCGGTGGAGGGCCGGCGCGAGGTGGATGCCGAGACCGTCTTCGTGACAATGCGCTTGCCCTGCAAGATGCAGCTCGACGAGGACGATGCGCGAGCGACGCTGGACTACGTCGGCCCGGACGAGATCGTCGCGTGCAACGTGGCGGAGGCGGTGGACGTGTTCGAGGCCGAATACTTCAATGCGACCCGGCTCCCGCTCTCGGATTCCACGAAGGGCAACACCGAGGCGCGGTTGCGGATGGTCACGCAGTACGCGTTCGCGGGCGAGCGCGGGCTCCTGGTCATCGGCACCGACCACGGCGCGGAGTCCGTGACCGGGTGCTTGACCAAGTCCGGTGACGGCGCGGCTGACGTCGTGCCCCGGTTCGGTCTCGACGAGCAGCGCAACCGCGAACTTCCGCGGCACCTGGGTGGTCCGGAACGGCCCTGGGGGAAGGGGCCGACCGCCGACCTGCTGGACGGCATCCCCGGCCGGCCCGACGAGGTGGAACTCGGCCTGACCTCCACACAGATCGACGCGCTGACCATCCCCGTCACGCCCCTACACACCTGGTGGCGTCGGTGA
- a CDS encoding cysteine hydrolase family protein, with protein sequence MALLVIDLQNAYFENPDLAARLPKLLQRTNELIRAARTAGRPVILVRTVHARDRSTWTLNMLEDDEGFAFPGTEQAAYVDTLEVGDAVDIRKTRDNAFHGTRLLEIIAQRAIRHLLIGGVSTHSCVAQTAMAAFAEDLQVAIAGDAIASENRSLSEAALTFLSEEMRQPVLDQDSCLQLLRG encoded by the coding sequence GTGGCATTGCTCGTCATCGACCTGCAGAATGCCTACTTCGAAAATCCGGATCTCGCCGCGCGGCTGCCCAAACTTCTGCAACGCACCAACGAACTCATCCGCGCGGCGCGGACCGCCGGCCGGCCGGTGATCCTGGTGAGGACCGTCCACGCACGCGACCGGTCCACATGGACATTGAACATGCTCGAGGACGATGAGGGGTTCGCATTTCCCGGTACCGAGCAGGCGGCCTACGTCGACACGCTGGAGGTCGGGGACGCCGTCGACATCAGGAAGACGCGTGACAACGCGTTCCATGGCACCCGGCTGCTCGAGATCATCGCGCAGCGGGCGATTCGTCATCTGCTGATCGGGGGTGTGTCCACGCACAGTTGTGTCGCCCAGACGGCGATGGCCGCCTTCGCGGAGGACCTGCAGGTCGCGATCGCGGGGGACGCGATCGCCTCGGAGAACCGGTCGCTGTCCGAGGCGGCGCTGACGTTCCTCAGCGAGGAGATGCGCCAGCCGGTGCTGGACCAGGACTCGTGCCTGCAACTGCTGCGGGGTTAG
- a CDS encoding GAF and ANTAR domain-containing protein, with protein MYDHAEFVRTTSEFAQKLIEPYEVHEVLGDLAERTSQLLALAGGGVTVEVDDRVRAITTIPEWLADLGRHQEDTQRGPCIDASATGVVVAVADLRADTRWPDYRAVAARIGVRAAAGIPMHLGAHTLGALNLYGEAPRIWDAEDLAAAQVLTDLATGFLINASSHAKQALVTEQLQHALDSRIVIEQAKGILAEARGLEVARAFDVMRKYARDRNLRLVEVARAIVHMGLRP; from the coding sequence GTGTATGACCACGCAGAGTTCGTCCGGACGACTTCGGAATTCGCCCAGAAACTCATCGAGCCCTACGAGGTCCATGAGGTGCTCGGCGATCTCGCGGAACGGACGTCGCAGTTGTTGGCGCTGGCAGGCGGCGGCGTCACGGTTGAGGTCGACGACCGAGTGCGGGCGATCACCACGATCCCGGAGTGGCTTGCCGACCTGGGACGGCACCAGGAGGACACCCAGAGGGGCCCGTGCATCGACGCGTCCGCCACGGGCGTCGTGGTGGCGGTCGCCGACCTCCGAGCAGATACGAGGTGGCCGGACTATCGCGCGGTGGCCGCGCGCATCGGCGTGCGGGCCGCCGCTGGGATTCCGATGCACCTCGGCGCTCACACGCTGGGCGCCCTGAACCTGTACGGCGAGGCTCCACGCATCTGGGACGCCGAAGACCTGGCCGCGGCTCAGGTCCTGACCGATCTGGCTACCGGCTTCCTGATCAACGCCTCCTCCCACGCCAAGCAGGCACTGGTCACCGAGCAGCTGCAGCACGCCTTGGACAGCCGGATCGTGATCGAGCAGGCGAAGGGGATTCTCGCGGAAGCGCGCGGCCTGGAGGTCGCTCGGGCCTTCGACGTGATGCGTAAGTACGCGCGGGATCGGAACCTGAGGCTGGTCGAGGTTGCACGTGCGATCGTGCACATGGGTCTGCGGCCCTAA
- a CDS encoding YihY/virulence factor BrkB family protein gives MPQHTRPDADHPAKPDSPTDLRKPSWLYILRRTVTEFLDDQCTDLAAALTYYSVLSIFPAIIALVSILSLVGQRATTEQLLGTASDAVPEEAMATLGPIIETLTNAPAPGLGLIVGLLTALWTASNYVNAFSRAMNRMYEMSEGRPIWKLRPVMYVLTVVMLLLVAAAGVILVVSGPVARAIGDVVGLGATAVSVWDIAKWPVLLLIVIVALALLYYVTPNVKQPRFRWISMGAVIAIVVGALASLGVALYAANFASYDATYGALAGVIIFLLWLWAMNLALLFGAEFDAEMERGRQLQAGIAAEETVQLPPRDTRASDKKAAKEKEAIARGRALRRSRGRDGGEGGSET, from the coding sequence ATGCCCCAGCACACCCGCCCCGACGCCGACCACCCGGCGAAGCCCGACTCTCCCACCGATCTGCGGAAACCGTCCTGGCTGTACATCCTGCGCCGCACGGTGACCGAGTTCCTCGACGACCAGTGCACCGACCTCGCCGCCGCGCTCACCTACTACTCGGTGCTCTCGATCTTTCCGGCGATCATCGCCCTGGTCTCGATCCTGAGCCTGGTCGGGCAGCGGGCCACCACCGAGCAACTGCTCGGAACCGCCTCCGATGCGGTCCCGGAGGAGGCGATGGCGACCCTCGGCCCCATCATCGAGACCCTCACCAACGCGCCCGCGCCCGGTTTGGGCCTGATCGTCGGCCTCCTCACGGCGCTGTGGACGGCCTCGAACTACGTCAACGCGTTCTCGCGGGCGATGAACCGGATGTACGAGATGTCCGAGGGCCGGCCGATCTGGAAGCTGCGCCCGGTCATGTACGTCCTGACCGTGGTGATGCTCCTGCTCGTCGCGGCCGCAGGCGTGATCCTCGTGGTGAGCGGGCCGGTCGCGCGGGCCATCGGAGACGTCGTCGGGCTCGGGGCCACGGCCGTGAGCGTCTGGGACATCGCCAAGTGGCCGGTACTGTTGCTCATCGTCATCGTGGCGCTCGCGCTGCTCTACTACGTCACCCCGAACGTCAAGCAGCCGAGGTTTCGCTGGATCAGCATGGGCGCCGTGATCGCAATCGTGGTCGGCGCACTCGCCTCGCTCGGCGTCGCCCTGTACGCGGCGAACTTCGCCAGCTACGACGCCACCTACGGCGCGCTTGCCGGCGTGATCATCTTCCTGCTGTGGTTGTGGGCGATGAATCTGGCGCTGCTGTTCGGAGCGGAGTTCGATGCCGAGATGGAGCGCGGACGGCAGCTCCAGGCCGGCATCGCGGCCGAGGAGACGGTCCAGCTCCCGCCGCGGGACACCCGTGCCAGCGACAAGAAGGCTGCGAAGGAGAAGGAAGCGATCGCACGCGGTCGCGCCCTGCGCAGGTCACGTGGCCGTGACGGCGGCGAAGGCGGCAGCGAGACCTGA
- a CDS encoding DUF3618 domain-containing protein, whose protein sequence is MSTEPDRIRSDIERTRAELSSDVDALTDRVSPSRIAERQTDKVKSAVSNAKEKVFGAAEDARPSASDSAGSAADTVAGAAHVAADRIGHAPHLVKEKATGNPWAAGLIAFGAGLLAGSLIPSSRKEQELVTQAKDSDVVHRATGEARSIAQEVGEDLKQPARDAAQAVKETATEGAQDVKESAMSGAEEVRDSGRQAAEDVRGEAEQSRDRLQGS, encoded by the coding sequence ATGAGCACCGAACCCGACCGCATCCGCTCCGACATCGAGCGGACCCGCGCCGAACTGAGCAGTGACGTCGACGCGCTCACCGACCGGGTGAGCCCGAGCCGGATCGCCGAGAGACAGACCGACAAGGTGAAGAGCGCCGTGAGCAATGCCAAGGAGAAGGTCTTCGGCGCCGCTGAAGACGCCCGCCCGTCCGCCTCGGATTCGGCCGGGAGCGCCGCGGACACAGTCGCCGGGGCGGCCCACGTTGCCGCCGACCGGATCGGCCACGCACCACACCTGGTCAAGGAGAAGGCGACGGGCAACCCGTGGGCGGCCGGCCTGATCGCGTTCGGCGCGGGCCTGCTCGCCGGGTCGCTCATCCCGTCCAGCCGCAAGGAACAGGAGTTGGTCACCCAGGCCAAGGACTCCGACGTCGTGCATCGGGCCACGGGCGAGGCCAGGTCGATCGCACAGGAGGTGGGCGAAGATCTGAAGCAGCCCGCACGGGATGCCGCCCAGGCCGTCAAGGAGACCGCCACGGAGGGTGCCCAGGACGTCAAGGAGAGCGCGATGTCCGGAGCCGAAGAGGTCCGCGACTCGGGTCGGCAGGCCGCCGAGGACGTGCGCGGCGAGGCCGAGCAGTCCCGCGACCGCCTGCAGGGTTCCTGA
- a CDS encoding phage holin family protein, producing the protein MIAPNEPPARDERSIGDLFGEVSRDLSTLIRQEVELAKAEVADSARRAGKGAGMLGGAAWAANFLLLFLSLAVWWALGAMIGEGDDVPALGWSALIVAGVWAIVALVLALAGKKSLEAVEGIPQTADTVKKIPDALKGHES; encoded by the coding sequence ATGATCGCCCCGAACGAGCCTCCGGCGCGCGACGAGCGGTCCATCGGTGACCTCTTCGGCGAGGTGAGCAGGGATCTGTCCACGCTCATCCGTCAGGAGGTGGAACTCGCGAAAGCGGAGGTAGCGGACTCGGCGCGGCGCGCCGGCAAGGGCGCGGGCATGCTGGGAGGAGCGGCCTGGGCCGCGAACTTCCTGCTGCTGTTCCTGTCCCTGGCCGTGTGGTGGGCCCTCGGGGCGATGATCGGCGAGGGGGACGACGTACCCGCTCTCGGCTGGTCCGCTCTGATCGTCGCCGGCGTCTGGGCGATCGTCGCGCTCGTCCTGGCGCTCGCGGGCAAGAAGTCGCTCGAGGCCGTGGAGGGGATCCCGCAGACCGCAGACACCGTGAAGAAGATCCCCGACGCCTTGAAAGGACACGAATCATGA
- a CDS encoding NAD-dependent epimerase/dehydratase family protein encodes MKVVVVGASGNVGTAVLRALATADAVTSVVGISRRPPEPSQEPYDRADWHSVDLAARSGVVEALAEAFHGADAVIHLVWAIQPNTDRDYLRRVNVGGTERVARAAVRADVTHLVVASSVAVYSPVEGDVSRDEDAPRGGIPSSHDSVDKAAQERVLDEIEAAAPDLTVTRMRTALIFQGDAGAQIVRYFLGPYVPTSLLRAGTLPALPLPKGLRLQVLHADDAGRAYATVVARRAGGAFNVAAAGTLWPADLARILDHGRYLEIPPEVIRPLIHYGWRARAIAADAGWLDMAMGVPVMDTSRIRELGWTEQRTAEDALHELLVGMQERRGMPSPSLRAGDTRFGGPVESLTAQPSETAADRGLRMLRAGGLTARVPDHVDAELLGLYLSDHLTGATAGTERIQRMAHAFADTPMGPDLMAIRDQITRERELLRELIELLGLRQRPHRQAVAWAAEHVGRLKLNKRIVSTSPMTPLLEVELMRSAVIGKEGVWRTLETLAPDLGLQSSTFTDLAEAARQQKTTLDRLHAQLRPHVFAAGPGGEPPDPGAGKPDGAATG; translated from the coding sequence GTGAAGGTCGTCGTCGTCGGGGCCAGTGGCAACGTAGGCACCGCGGTCTTGCGCGCACTCGCGACTGCTGATGCGGTGACCTCGGTGGTCGGCATCTCCCGACGGCCGCCGGAGCCGAGCCAGGAACCGTACGACCGCGCAGACTGGCACAGCGTGGACCTCGCCGCACGCTCGGGGGTGGTGGAGGCATTGGCGGAGGCGTTCCATGGTGCGGATGCCGTGATCCACCTGGTGTGGGCAATCCAACCCAACACCGATCGCGACTACCTGCGCCGCGTCAACGTGGGCGGCACCGAGCGGGTGGCGCGAGCCGCGGTGCGTGCGGACGTGACGCACCTGGTGGTCGCCTCCTCGGTGGCCGTGTACTCACCCGTCGAGGGCGACGTATCTCGCGACGAGGATGCCCCCCGCGGCGGCATCCCCTCGTCGCACGACAGCGTGGACAAGGCAGCGCAGGAGCGGGTGCTCGACGAGATCGAGGCAGCAGCCCCCGATCTCACCGTCACCCGGATGCGGACCGCGCTGATCTTCCAGGGTGACGCCGGCGCCCAGATCGTGCGCTACTTCCTCGGCCCGTACGTACCGACGTCTCTGCTGCGCGCCGGGACCCTTCCCGCACTTCCCCTGCCGAAGGGCCTGCGCCTGCAGGTGTTACACGCGGACGACGCGGGCCGCGCCTACGCCACCGTGGTCGCGAGGCGGGCCGGTGGGGCGTTCAATGTCGCCGCCGCAGGCACTCTGTGGCCGGCCGACCTTGCCCGGATCCTGGACCACGGCCGCTACCTCGAGATCCCACCGGAGGTCATCCGGCCCCTCATTCACTACGGCTGGCGTGCACGGGCGATCGCCGCGGACGCGGGCTGGCTCGATATGGCGATGGGCGTGCCGGTGATGGACACCTCCCGGATCCGCGAACTCGGCTGGACGGAGCAGCGCACCGCCGAGGATGCCCTGCATGAACTGCTCGTCGGGATGCAGGAGCGCCGGGGCATGCCGAGCCCCTCCCTGCGGGCTGGCGACACCCGCTTCGGAGGGCCGGTCGAGTCCCTCACTGCGCAGCCCTCGGAGACCGCCGCGGATCGGGGGTTGCGGATGCTCCGGGCGGGTGGCCTGACCGCGCGCGTTCCCGACCACGTGGACGCCGAGCTGCTCGGCCTGTACCTGTCCGACCATCTGACGGGGGCGACCGCGGGCACCGAGCGGATCCAGCGAATGGCACACGCCTTCGCCGACACGCCCATGGGTCCCGACCTGATGGCCATCCGTGACCAGATCACCAGGGAGCGCGAACTCCTCCGCGAGCTCATCGAGCTCCTCGGCCTCCGGCAGCGCCCGCACCGGCAGGCGGTGGCCTGGGCCGCAGAACACGTCGGGCGGCTCAAGCTGAACAAGCGCATCGTGAGTACTTCGCCGATGACGCCGCTCCTCGAGGTCGAACTGATGCGCAGTGCGGTGATCGGCAAAGAAGGGGTCTGGCGGACACTCGAGACCCTCGCCCCCGACCTCGGGCTGCAATCCTCGACGTTCACCGACCTGGCTGAGGCCGCGCGGCAGCAGAAGACGACCCTGGACCGGCTGCACGCGCAGCTTCGTCCCCACGTCTTCGCCGCCGGCCCGGGAGGCGAGCCGCCGGATCCGGGAGCGGGCAAACCGGACGGCGCTGCGACCGGGTGA
- a CDS encoding CsbD family protein, which produces MGIGDKISNAAEEAKGKAKEAAGDATDNERLQAEGKAEQAQANVKKAGENVKDAFK; this is translated from the coding sequence ATGGGCATCGGCGACAAGATCAGCAACGCTGCCGAAGAGGCCAAGGGCAAGGCCAAGGAGGCCGCGGGAGACGCGACAGACAACGAGCGTCTCCAGGCCGAGGGCAAGGCCGAGCAGGCCCAGGCCAATGTGAAGAAGGCCGGCGAGAACGTCAAGGACGCCTTCAAGTAG
- a CDS encoding DNA topoisomerase IB, whose amino-acid sequence MSALHEVDVTAPGWGRRRCGRGWVYLDAEGKRIASVTLVARCRDLVIPPAWQDVWICPDALGHIQAVGTDEAGRRQYLYHPVWRAEQDAAKHERVREIADRLPAARRNVRRDLRRPGMPRERALAVAFLLLDQGLFRIGSEAYTADNGSFGLATLLKQHVRITKAGVAVFDYVAKSGQQRHVEIDDPGVVDAVRVLRRRRGGGPELLAYREGSARRGPWRDLTSVDIGAYVKLRLGQDATAKDFRTWHGTVLAAITLARHGGSESATERDRSVREAVSEVAERLGNTPAVSRSAYIDPRVLEAYEQDTVLATLPVPDESPATPAPPRIEAAVLEVLDSGEDSS is encoded by the coding sequence ATGAGCGCGCTCCACGAGGTCGATGTCACGGCTCCCGGGTGGGGCCGGCGACGGTGCGGGCGTGGCTGGGTCTACCTCGACGCCGAGGGGAAGCGCATCGCAAGCGTCACCCTCGTGGCCCGGTGCCGTGACCTTGTGATTCCGCCCGCGTGGCAGGACGTGTGGATCTGCCCCGACGCGCTCGGTCATATCCAAGCCGTCGGAACCGACGAGGCCGGCCGACGACAGTACCTCTACCACCCGGTCTGGCGCGCCGAGCAGGACGCAGCCAAGCACGAACGGGTGCGCGAGATCGCCGACCGCCTGCCGGCGGCCCGGAGGAACGTGCGACGCGACCTGCGCCGACCCGGGATGCCTCGTGAGCGAGCCCTCGCCGTCGCATTCCTGCTCCTCGATCAGGGCCTTTTTCGGATCGGCAGCGAGGCGTACACCGCCGACAACGGCAGCTTCGGCCTAGCGACCCTGCTCAAGCAACACGTCAGGATCACGAAGGCGGGCGTCGCCGTGTTCGACTACGTCGCCAAGTCCGGTCAGCAGCGGCACGTCGAGATCGACGACCCCGGGGTGGTCGATGCCGTCCGGGTACTGCGCCGCCGACGAGGAGGCGGCCCCGAGCTGCTCGCCTACCGCGAGGGATCGGCACGACGAGGTCCTTGGCGCGATCTGACCAGCGTGGACATCGGCGCCTACGTCAAGCTTCGCCTCGGGCAGGACGCCACCGCAAAGGACTTCCGCACCTGGCACGGCACCGTCCTCGCCGCCATCACACTGGCCCGGCACGGTGGCTCCGAGTCCGCAACCGAACGCGACCGGAGTGTGCGCGAAGCCGTGTCCGAGGTGGCCGAGCGACTCGGCAACACCCCGGCGGTGAGCCGATCCGCGTACATCGACCCCCGGGTTCTCGAGGCGTACGAGCAGGACACGGTGCTGGCGACGTTGCCGGTGCCGGACGAATCACCGGCCACTCCGGCGCCGCCGCGGATCGAAGCAGCCGTGCTCGAGGTACTCGACTCCGGCGAGGACTCGTCGTGA
- a CDS encoding carboxylate-amine ligase, which produces MRTVGVEEELLLVDGETGVAMSMSPAVLRPFGGAAGNDDGGGSLVGELQREQLETDTPPRESMTDLLADLRSWRRTADLAARAAGARVAALATSPLPVQPSTAPKRRYEEMVERFGMAASDLLICGCHVHVQIHSPEEAIAVLDRIRVWLPALLAISANSPFMHGRDTSYASYRSQSMIRWPLSGPTDIYGSARAYEQMISEALATEVLLDDGMLYFDARASRRYPTVEVRVADICQDASDAVLLAALSRALVETAARDSATGDPAPAVPTRMLRLATWQAARHGLEGNLLDPATYRPRPAAEVIDALLAHVRPTLEDSGDSDLVHESMTQLRERGNGARLQRRTLERTGAMAEVVAAAVRRTAGHE; this is translated from the coding sequence ATGCGAACGGTTGGCGTGGAGGAAGAACTGCTGCTTGTCGACGGCGAAACGGGTGTGGCCATGTCGATGTCGCCCGCGGTGCTGCGCCCGTTCGGCGGAGCAGCCGGCAACGACGACGGCGGCGGATCCCTCGTCGGCGAACTCCAGCGCGAGCAACTCGAGACGGACACGCCGCCGCGCGAGAGCATGACCGATCTGCTCGCCGACCTGCGGTCCTGGCGCCGTACGGCGGATCTGGCGGCGCGGGCGGCGGGCGCTCGCGTCGCCGCGCTCGCGACCTCCCCGCTCCCGGTCCAGCCATCGACCGCGCCGAAGCGCAGGTACGAGGAGATGGTGGAGCGGTTCGGCATGGCCGCCTCCGACCTGCTCATCTGCGGCTGCCACGTGCACGTGCAGATCCACTCGCCGGAGGAGGCCATCGCGGTACTCGACCGGATCCGCGTGTGGTTGCCCGCGCTCCTGGCCATCAGCGCGAACTCCCCGTTCATGCACGGCCGGGACACGTCCTATGCGAGCTACCGGAGTCAGTCGATGATCCGGTGGCCGTTGTCCGGACCCACCGACATCTACGGGTCGGCACGTGCCTACGAACAGATGATCTCGGAGGCATTGGCCACGGAGGTACTCCTCGACGACGGCATGCTCTACTTCGACGCCCGCGCCTCCCGCCGGTACCCGACGGTCGAGGTGCGCGTGGCGGACATCTGCCAGGACGCCTCCGATGCGGTGCTGTTGGCAGCACTCAGTCGCGCCCTGGTTGAGACGGCGGCGCGGGACTCGGCGACCGGTGACCCGGCCCCGGCCGTGCCCACCCGCATGCTGCGGCTGGCAACCTGGCAAGCCGCGCGTCACGGACTTGAGGGAAACCTCCTCGACCCGGCGACGTACCGGCCGCGGCCGGCCGCTGAGGTGATCGATGCTCTCCTGGCCCACGTACGGCCGACACTCGAGGACAGCGGCGACTCGGACCTCGTCCACGAATCGATGACGCAACTGCGCGAGCGTGGCAACGGCGCGCGCCTGCAGCGCCGCACCCTGGAGCGGACCGGAGCCATGGCCGAAGTGGTCGCCGCGGCGGTACGACGGACGGCAGGGCATGAATGA
- a CDS encoding type 1 glutamine amidotransferase domain-containing protein: MSHLTNKTIAFLATNGFEDSELTSPWQAVTEHGATAVLISPERGSITGKKGHEASVDVLIADVDAASYDGLVLPGGVANGDALRLDPDAVAFVRAIFDQRKPVGVICHGGWILTDADVVRGRTLTSYPSLRTDLRNAGATWVDEEVVVDQGLVSSRTPDDLPAFNAKLVEELAEGEHAGQTA, encoded by the coding sequence ATGTCCCATCTCACCAACAAGACCATCGCCTTCCTCGCCACGAACGGCTTCGAGGACAGCGAGTTGACGAGCCCTTGGCAGGCGGTGACCGAACACGGCGCGACGGCGGTGCTCATCTCACCGGAGCGCGGCAGCATCACCGGTAAGAAGGGCCACGAGGCGAGCGTCGACGTTCTCATCGCCGATGTGGATGCGGCCTCCTACGACGGGCTGGTCCTACCCGGCGGAGTCGCGAACGGGGATGCACTGCGGCTGGACCCGGATGCTGTCGCCTTCGTGCGTGCCATCTTCGACCAGCGCAAGCCTGTCGGGGTGATCTGCCACGGCGGCTGGATCCTGACCGACGCAGATGTCGTGCGCGGTCGCACGCTCACGTCCTACCCGAGCCTACGGACGGATCTGCGCAACGCTGGTGCGACCTGGGTCGATGAGGAGGTTGTGGTGGACCAGGGACTTGTCAGTTCCCGTACGCCAGACGACCTGCCGGCGTTCAATGCGAAGCTCGTCGAGGAGTTGGCCGAGGGCGAGCACGCCGGCCAGACAGCCTGA
- a CDS encoding cation diffusion facilitator family transporter: protein MGEHSHAHPPTTHRGRLAIAFAITATILVSQVIGALITGSLALFVDAGHMITDAGGLLMALLAATLMSRPATSRRTWGWRRIEILAAGAQAALLFAVGIYALIEGVRRLLEPPEIGATGTLVFGIIGLAGNVAAIAVLSTGRDANLNMRAAFLEVVNDALGSVAVIVSALIITFTGWTRADALAGIAIAVLIAPRALAVLRTAGRVLLETTPEGLDLDVVRDHLLAQPHVRGVHDLHASQIATGLPVLTAHIVLDDECFQDGHAPRILDDLQACVAEHFDVGVQHSTFQLEPSTHSGHEHGMHD from the coding sequence ATGGGTGAGCACAGCCATGCACACCCGCCGACCACGCACCGGGGACGGCTGGCGATCGCGTTCGCGATCACCGCCACCATCCTGGTCTCCCAGGTGATCGGCGCCCTGATCACCGGGAGCCTGGCGCTGTTCGTCGATGCCGGCCACATGATCACCGACGCGGGCGGCCTGCTCATGGCCCTGCTGGCCGCGACCCTGATGTCCCGGCCGGCGACCTCCCGGCGCACCTGGGGCTGGCGCCGCATCGAGATCCTGGCCGCAGGCGCGCAGGCGGCGCTGCTGTTCGCGGTCGGCATCTATGCCCTGATCGAGGGGGTGCGGCGGCTCCTCGAGCCACCCGAGATCGGTGCGACCGGCACCCTCGTCTTCGGCATCATCGGTCTGGCCGGGAACGTTGCCGCCATCGCAGTCCTCAGTACCGGCCGCGACGCGAACCTGAACATGCGGGCCGCGTTCCTCGAGGTGGTCAACGACGCGCTCGGCTCGGTGGCCGTGATCGTCAGCGCGCTGATCATCACCTTCACCGGGTGGACCAGAGCCGACGCTCTCGCCGGCATCGCCATCGCCGTCCTGATCGCACCCCGGGCGCTCGCGGTCCTGCGCACGGCCGGCCGCGTGCTCCTGGAGACCACGCCCGAAGGACTCGACCTGGACGTCGTGCGCGACCATCTCCTCGCCCAGCCGCACGTCCGGGGCGTGCACGACCTGCACGCCTCGCAGATCGCCACCGGACTGCCCGTCCTGACCGCCCACATCGTGCTCGACGACGAGTGCTTCCAGGACGGCCACGCGCCCCGCATCCTCGACGACCTCCAGGCCTGCGTCGCCGAGCACTTCGACGTCGGCGTGCAGCACTCGACGTTCCAGCTCGAACCCTCGACCCACTCCGGACACGAGCACGGCATGCACGACTGA
- a CDS encoding ArsR/SmtB family transcription factor, producing the protein MTMLNREADTAAAQDLAPAAALFHGLSDPTRLAILQHLTLGEHKVRDLTEHLGLAQSTVSAHLACLRDCGLVASRPQGRASMFSLSTSAELLDVLASAERLLAATGYVVTLCPNYGIGTTSNPAPADLRAHPNRAP; encoded by the coding sequence ATGACGATGCTGAACCGCGAGGCGGACACTGCCGCAGCGCAGGACCTGGCGCCGGCGGCGGCGCTGTTCCATGGCCTGTCCGACCCGACCCGGTTGGCGATCCTGCAGCACCTGACGCTCGGCGAGCACAAGGTCCGTGACCTCACCGAGCACCTCGGTCTCGCCCAGTCGACGGTCAGCGCACACCTCGCCTGTCTGCGTGACTGCGGGCTCGTGGCGTCCCGGCCGCAGGGTCGAGCCTCGATGTTCTCGCTGAGCACCTCCGCCGAACTGCTCGATGTGCTCGCGAGCGCGGAACGCCTGCTCGCGGCCACCGGATACGTCGTGACCCTGTGCCCGAACTACGGCATCGGGACCACCTCGAACCCGGCCCCGGCGGACCTGCGGGCGCACCCGAACAGGGCACCGTGA